The proteins below are encoded in one region of Candidatus Hydrogenedentota bacterium:
- a CDS encoding undecaprenyl/decaprenyl-phosphate alpha-N-acetylglucosaminyl 1-phosphate transferase, which translates to MYSAYAYTFIISALIAVGLTAVVRKLALRWRILDHPGERKAQVEAVPLLGGVAIVAAFYLVVAGHALVLLPLERIGLDDFERVLATALGQGSMGKLTGILAGGLVIFLLGLVDDWRALNPWAKLGGQVLAGLLLVLADVRIELFVFSSAWSSGLATVLWVVILTNAMNFLDNMDGLCGGVSIIAALSFFLCVVPFEPLVRFLLLVFAGATTGFLYHNLSPARIYMGDAGAMFCGYFLATIAVLGTFHVEGTPRIAVAAPLLALAVPLFDMASVLLIRWKNGAPLMKGDRRHFSHRLVDLGMSPRQAVEFILLVAAIIGLGGAFLPLLDARGTSIVIVQTVGVFLLIVLLMRAGTDKGRDDP; encoded by the coding sequence ATGTACTCGGCCTACGCCTATACGTTCATCATTTCCGCGCTGATCGCCGTCGGGCTCACCGCCGTGGTGCGGAAGCTGGCGCTGCGCTGGCGGATCCTGGATCATCCCGGCGAGCGCAAAGCGCAGGTGGAGGCGGTGCCCCTTCTGGGTGGTGTGGCGATTGTGGCGGCCTTCTATCTCGTTGTGGCCGGCCATGCCCTGGTGCTGCTTCCTCTGGAGCGAATCGGGCTGGACGATTTCGAGCGGGTGCTCGCCACGGCGCTGGGCCAGGGCAGCATGGGCAAGCTCACGGGGATCCTGGCCGGCGGTCTCGTGATCTTCCTCCTCGGGCTCGTTGATGACTGGCGGGCCCTGAACCCCTGGGCCAAGCTGGGCGGACAAGTCCTCGCAGGCCTGCTGCTGGTGCTGGCGGACGTGCGGATTGAGTTGTTTGTCTTCTCCAGCGCGTGGAGTTCCGGACTCGCCACCGTCCTCTGGGTTGTAATTTTGACCAATGCGATGAATTTCCTGGATAACATGGACGGGCTGTGCGGCGGGGTTTCGATCATCGCGGCCCTGTCTTTCTTCCTGTGCGTGGTGCCCTTCGAGCCGTTGGTGCGCTTTCTGCTCCTGGTGTTTGCCGGGGCCACCACCGGTTTCCTCTACCACAATCTCAGCCCCGCGCGAATCTACATGGGCGATGCCGGGGCCATGTTCTGCGGCTATTTCCTTGCGACAATTGCGGTATTGGGAACCTTTCACGTTGAAGGAACACCCAGAATCGCGGTGGCGGCGCCGCTCCTCGCCCTGGCGGTACCTCTCTTCGACATGGCCAGCGTATTGCTGATTCGATGGAAAAATGGCGCCCCGCTCATGAAGGGTGACCGCCGACACTTTTCTCACCGGCTTGTGGACCTCGGCATGTCGCCCCGGCAGGCGGTGGAGTTCATCCTCCTTGTGGCGGCCATCATCGGCCTGGGCGGTGCTTTTCTCCCGCTGCTCGATGCCCGGGGGACCTCCATCGTTATCGTGCAGACCGTCGGGGTCTTCCTGCTCATCGTCTTGTTGATGCGCGCGGGCACGGACAAGGGGAGGGACGATCCATGA
- a CDS encoding O-antigen ligase family protein, with product MSRRNTALRPVPVDEAVAPSLWPDDFASPRNTILALFCVATWGGILAVLAVGNDLLGLKKALLLLAGARMEPVLGAASLHSVDIAVVIAGFVLIAGAGYVHVSLGLAAVLALRPWLDGFTYPTDNFYFLWAVLLLVAIWAVRQFRSPVPVRGGVPLALFSIFYACCLLSAVNSIQFDATFRELLHWAACGTTLFLAINATPHPTSRGVVLMGLFAGMAGQALFAFPHLWYVLPWLREYLQEDPRRLAQWFKGATEFTPELARRFNLNRAFASMVFPNALAALLILGIPASLACAWNGVASIRGSGSGCQRSLNQWRYIVPFGVTLFVGICVPLYLLGQLPLAYGLGATPWFGSARNLVYLSVLTSAIATTLFLLCARKFGLARAGQVLGAVGALMLTPLMCGALWITYSRGAMLALVAAGCICALLYVGRFRCWRGAAASLLVLVLTAAPILAPGSAGAEGSPTAPSTAVSGEGMDVTIGELADPGSMRLRLGYWRVACSIALEHSATGVGLGNFRIAYGPYQYLGAGDVQNAHNAVLQTWCEAGLPGVLAFLAFWGVFLWSGRRIILSEARPARRRLLLGLFGGVLAFLLHSLLDINFSHPSLVMYVLAAAGLFWSYAAPEAMPVRVRDRVVAAPLLLLAALAAGMALRPFLLDLSMNGGRFVNVSNRSMNESRHNAAIFFLVDGPAWAVQGKPDPPPTLPIGDAVALIADRGLLFEAGRILAPDPEGKRLVPLAPESALPAEAVFQMVRPWAARNHAIAGVDAWIAELERLDRRFPHDHQTAYLIGGLYKRLVEQSGPESADHRERWLAAMLNWSEEAVRRSPMHKDMYQMLAWAEWCCGTKTSGAVSLDHFQKALRNFRRSTELGHLEPNYYFAESEALAALGKAYQNAGKAAEGATYLQRSTALRSDGERLQKARWDLGLQ from the coding sequence ATGAGCCGTCGAAACACGGCGCTCCGTCCTGTCCCGGTCGATGAAGCTGTCGCGCCGTCCCTCTGGCCGGATGATTTCGCTTCGCCGCGCAATACGATCCTCGCACTTTTCTGTGTGGCGACGTGGGGCGGTATTCTGGCGGTTCTGGCGGTGGGAAACGACCTTCTGGGCTTGAAAAAGGCCCTCCTTCTCCTGGCGGGGGCGCGCATGGAACCCGTGCTCGGGGCCGCGTCGCTCCACAGTGTGGATATTGCAGTGGTGATCGCCGGTTTTGTCCTGATCGCGGGCGCGGGCTATGTGCATGTGTCCCTTGGCCTCGCCGCGGTGCTCGCCTTGCGACCCTGGCTCGATGGTTTCACCTACCCTACGGATAATTTCTATTTTCTGTGGGCGGTGCTGCTACTCGTCGCCATCTGGGCCGTGCGGCAATTTCGAAGTCCTGTGCCCGTTCGCGGGGGCGTCCCACTGGCTCTATTCAGTATCTTCTACGCCTGCTGTCTGCTCTCGGCGGTAAATTCCATCCAATTCGACGCCACCTTTCGCGAGCTGCTTCACTGGGCGGCCTGCGGCACGACGCTCTTCCTCGCCATAAATGCGACGCCCCACCCGACCAGCCGGGGTGTTGTGTTGATGGGGCTTTTCGCGGGCATGGCGGGACAGGCCCTCTTCGCCTTTCCGCACCTTTGGTACGTCTTGCCCTGGTTGCGTGAGTACCTGCAGGAGGATCCCCGTCGTCTGGCCCAGTGGTTCAAGGGGGCAACCGAGTTTACGCCGGAACTCGCGCGGCGATTCAATCTGAACCGGGCCTTTGCCAGCATGGTATTTCCCAATGCGCTTGCCGCCTTGCTCATTCTGGGGATTCCGGCGTCTCTCGCCTGTGCCTGGAACGGTGTCGCGTCGATACGCGGTTCCGGAAGCGGGTGTCAAAGGTCCTTGAACCAGTGGCGCTATATTGTGCCCTTCGGTGTAACGCTTTTCGTGGGGATTTGCGTGCCGCTGTACCTGCTCGGGCAGCTTCCGCTGGCCTATGGCCTCGGCGCGACCCCGTGGTTTGGCTCCGCGCGGAATCTCGTCTATCTTTCCGTGCTGACTTCGGCGATTGCAACCACATTATTTCTGCTGTGTGCGAGAAAATTCGGTCTGGCCCGGGCGGGTCAGGTGCTCGGCGCGGTCGGGGCGCTGATGCTTACGCCCCTGATGTGCGGGGCCCTCTGGATCACCTATTCCCGGGGGGCCATGCTGGCGCTGGTCGCCGCAGGGTGTATCTGCGCGCTCCTTTATGTGGGCAGGTTTCGCTGCTGGAGGGGCGCCGCTGCGAGTCTTCTGGTGTTGGTGCTGACAGCGGCGCCCATTCTGGCGCCGGGGTCGGCGGGGGCCGAGGGCAGCCCGACCGCGCCCTCGACGGCCGTGAGTGGGGAAGGGATGGATGTGACCATCGGTGAACTGGCCGATCCGGGTTCCATGCGGCTCCGTCTGGGGTACTGGCGTGTCGCCTGTTCGATAGCCCTGGAGCACAGCGCCACCGGTGTGGGCCTGGGTAACTTTCGGATTGCCTACGGCCCCTATCAGTATCTCGGGGCGGGCGACGTCCAGAACGCGCACAACGCCGTGCTCCAGACCTGGTGCGAAGCGGGCCTCCCCGGCGTGCTCGCTTTCCTGGCGTTCTGGGGCGTTTTTCTCTGGAGCGGTCGGCGAATAATCCTTTCGGAGGCCCGGCCCGCACGCCGACGCCTGCTACTTGGGCTCTTCGGCGGCGTACTGGCTTTTCTGCTCCATTCTTTGCTGGACATCAATTTTTCCCATCCATCCCTCGTCATGTACGTGCTTGCGGCTGCGGGCCTGTTCTGGAGTTACGCCGCTCCGGAGGCGATGCCGGTTAGGGTGCGTGACCGCGTCGTCGCGGCGCCGCTGCTGCTGCTGGCGGCCCTCGCCGCGGGGATGGCGCTGCGCCCCTTCTTGCTGGATCTCTCCATGAACGGTGGACGCTTTGTGAATGTGAGCAATCGCTCGATGAACGAATCGCGCCACAATGCCGCAATATTTTTTCTTGTCGATGGTCCGGCCTGGGCGGTTCAGGGAAAACCAGACCCACCGCCGACACTCCCCATCGGCGACGCGGTTGCCCTGATTGCCGATCGCGGGTTGCTCTTTGAAGCAGGGCGTATTCTGGCCCCGGATCCCGAGGGGAAGCGTCTGGTGCCCCTGGCGCCCGAGTCGGCGCTGCCCGCCGAAGCGGTTTTTCAGATGGTGCGTCCCTGGGCGGCCCGGAACCACGCCATCGCGGGCGTTGATGCCTGGATCGCGGAGTTGGAGCGGCTGGATCGGCGTTTTCCCCACGATCACCAGACGGCGTATTTGATCGGCGGACTTTACAAGCGGCTGGTGGAGCAGAGCGGGCCCGAGTCGGCCGATCACCGGGAGCGCTGGCTCGCGGCCATGCTTAACTGGTCCGAGGAGGCGGTCCGGCGGAGCCCGATGCACAAGGACATGTATCAGATGTTGGCCTGGGCGGAATGGTGTTGCGGGACGAAGACTTCGGGGGCGGTGAGTCTGGACCACTTTCAAAAGGCGCTCCGCAATTTTCGTCGTTCCACGGAACTCGGGCATTTGGAGCCGAACTACTATTTTGCGGAATCCGAGGCCCTGGCCGCGCTGGGGAAGGCCTATCAGAACGCTGGAAAGGCGGCGGAGGGGGCGACCTATCTTCAGCGTTCCACGGCACTGCGCAGCGACGGCGAGCGTCTTCAGAAGGCCCGATGGGATCTGGGCTTGCAATAG